From Parasteatoda tepidariorum isolate YZ-2023 chromosome 1, CAS_Ptep_4.0, whole genome shotgun sequence, one genomic window encodes:
- the LOC107443817 gene encoding myeloid differentiation primary response protein MyD88 isoform X2, whose amino-acid sequence MTDVRLNDFEILTKDDSKTGICTLYDAFVCYSDEDIDFVLLLAKYLETDEVGFKLYFRHRDELAGHSEHATNLKIMEERCKRVIVVVSPSFLKCPADEAQAGYAAVTGLNERYRKLIPILYKPCEMPKMFRFFTKIDFTNGIRKEEVDKLVASLRDGYDTSSFMPPEDPPHHNPSPQYGPRNNFLPPTRISGNLFLADLRMVDYQTPESYKC is encoded by the exons ATGACTGATGTACGTTTGAATGATTTCGAAATTTTGACAAAAGATGACTCAAAAACGGgaa TATGCACTTTGTATGATGCCTTTGTTTGCTACTCTGATGAAGATATTGACTTCGTTTTGCTTTTAGCAAAATACTTAGAAACTGATGAAGTCGGTTTCAAGCTTTATTTTAGACATCGAGATGAATTAGCAGGGCATTCAGAACATGCAACAAATTTGAAGATAATGGAAGAAAG GTGCAAACGTGTAATAGTTGTTGTATCTCCAAGTTTTTTGAAGTGTCCTGCTGATGAAGCACAAGCTGGTTATGCTGCTGTTACTGGATTGA acGAAAGGTATCGCAAACTTATTCCTATTCTATATAAGCCCTGTGAGATGCCTAAGATGTTCAGATTCTTTaccaaaattgattttactaaCGGAATCCGGAAAGAGGAAGTGGACAAATTAGTAGCATCCTTGCGAGATGGTTATGACACATCTTCATTTATGCCACCAGAAGATCCTCCACATCACAATCCATCACCTCAGTATGGtccaagaaataattttctgccCCCGACTCGTATATCAGGAAATTTATTTCTAGCTGATTTAAGAATGGTTGATTATCAGACTCCTGAAAGTTACAAATGttga
- the LOC107443817 gene encoding myeloid differentiation primary response protein MyD88 isoform X4 yields the protein MKETINIRVCTLYDAFVCYSDEDIDFVLLLAKYLETDEVGFKLYFRHRDELAGHSEHATNLKIMEERCKRVIVVVSPSFLKCPADEAQAGYAAVTGLNERYRKLIPILYKPCEMPKMFRFFTKIDFTNGIRKEEVDKLVASLRDGYDTSSFMPPEDPPHHNPSPQYGPRNNFLPPTRISGNLFLADLRMVDYQTPESYKC from the exons TATGCACTTTGTATGATGCCTTTGTTTGCTACTCTGATGAAGATATTGACTTCGTTTTGCTTTTAGCAAAATACTTAGAAACTGATGAAGTCGGTTTCAAGCTTTATTTTAGACATCGAGATGAATTAGCAGGGCATTCAGAACATGCAACAAATTTGAAGATAATGGAAGAAAG GTGCAAACGTGTAATAGTTGTTGTATCTCCAAGTTTTTTGAAGTGTCCTGCTGATGAAGCACAAGCTGGTTATGCTGCTGTTACTGGATTGA acGAAAGGTATCGCAAACTTATTCCTATTCTATATAAGCCCTGTGAGATGCCTAAGATGTTCAGATTCTTTaccaaaattgattttactaaCGGAATCCGGAAAGAGGAAGTGGACAAATTAGTAGCATCCTTGCGAGATGGTTATGACACATCTTCATTTATGCCACCAGAAGATCCTCCACATCACAATCCATCACCTCAGTATGGtccaagaaataattttctgccCCCGACTCGTATATCAGGAAATTTATTTCTAGCTGATTTAAGAATGGTTGATTATCAGACTCCTGAAAGTTACAAATGttga
- the LOC107443817 gene encoding myeloid differentiation primary response protein MyD88-A isoform X3: MKETINIRATSSSMTDVRLNDFEILTKDDSKTGTKYLETDEVGFKLYFRHRDELAGHSEHATNLKIMEERCKRVIVVVSPSFLKCPADEAQAGYAAVTGLNERYRKLIPILYKPCEMPKMFRFFTKIDFTNGIRKEEVDKLVASLRDGYDTSSFMPPEDPPHHNPSPQYGPRNNFLPPTRISGNLFLADLRMVDYQTPESYKC; this comes from the exons ctacaTCTAGCAGCATGACTGATGTACGTTTGAATGATTTCGAAATTTTGACAAAAGATGACTCAAAAACGGgaa CAAAATACTTAGAAACTGATGAAGTCGGTTTCAAGCTTTATTTTAGACATCGAGATGAATTAGCAGGGCATTCAGAACATGCAACAAATTTGAAGATAATGGAAGAAAG GTGCAAACGTGTAATAGTTGTTGTATCTCCAAGTTTTTTGAAGTGTCCTGCTGATGAAGCACAAGCTGGTTATGCTGCTGTTACTGGATTGA acGAAAGGTATCGCAAACTTATTCCTATTCTATATAAGCCCTGTGAGATGCCTAAGATGTTCAGATTCTTTaccaaaattgattttactaaCGGAATCCGGAAAGAGGAAGTGGACAAATTAGTAGCATCCTTGCGAGATGGTTATGACACATCTTCATTTATGCCACCAGAAGATCCTCCACATCACAATCCATCACCTCAGTATGGtccaagaaataattttctgccCCCGACTCGTATATCAGGAAATTTATTTCTAGCTGATTTAAGAATGGTTGATTATCAGACTCCTGAAAGTTACAAATGttga
- the LOC107443817 gene encoding myeloid differentiation primary response protein MyD88 isoform X1, producing MKETINIRATSSSMTDVRLNDFEILTKDDSKTGICTLYDAFVCYSDEDIDFVLLLAKYLETDEVGFKLYFRHRDELAGHSEHATNLKIMEERCKRVIVVVSPSFLKCPADEAQAGYAAVTGLNERYRKLIPILYKPCEMPKMFRFFTKIDFTNGIRKEEVDKLVASLRDGYDTSSFMPPEDPPHHNPSPQYGPRNNFLPPTRISGNLFLADLRMVDYQTPESYKC from the exons ctacaTCTAGCAGCATGACTGATGTACGTTTGAATGATTTCGAAATTTTGACAAAAGATGACTCAAAAACGGgaa TATGCACTTTGTATGATGCCTTTGTTTGCTACTCTGATGAAGATATTGACTTCGTTTTGCTTTTAGCAAAATACTTAGAAACTGATGAAGTCGGTTTCAAGCTTTATTTTAGACATCGAGATGAATTAGCAGGGCATTCAGAACATGCAACAAATTTGAAGATAATGGAAGAAAG GTGCAAACGTGTAATAGTTGTTGTATCTCCAAGTTTTTTGAAGTGTCCTGCTGATGAAGCACAAGCTGGTTATGCTGCTGTTACTGGATTGA acGAAAGGTATCGCAAACTTATTCCTATTCTATATAAGCCCTGTGAGATGCCTAAGATGTTCAGATTCTTTaccaaaattgattttactaaCGGAATCCGGAAAGAGGAAGTGGACAAATTAGTAGCATCCTTGCGAGATGGTTATGACACATCTTCATTTATGCCACCAGAAGATCCTCCACATCACAATCCATCACCTCAGTATGGtccaagaaataattttctgccCCCGACTCGTATATCAGGAAATTTATTTCTAGCTGATTTAAGAATGGTTGATTATCAGACTCCTGAAAGTTACAAATGttga
- the LOC107443817 gene encoding myeloid differentiation primary response protein MyD88 isoform X5 — MTDVRLNDFEILTKDDSKTGTKYLETDEVGFKLYFRHRDELAGHSEHATNLKIMEERCKRVIVVVSPSFLKCPADEAQAGYAAVTGLNERYRKLIPILYKPCEMPKMFRFFTKIDFTNGIRKEEVDKLVASLRDGYDTSSFMPPEDPPHHNPSPQYGPRNNFLPPTRISGNLFLADLRMVDYQTPESYKC, encoded by the exons ATGACTGATGTACGTTTGAATGATTTCGAAATTTTGACAAAAGATGACTCAAAAACGGgaa CAAAATACTTAGAAACTGATGAAGTCGGTTTCAAGCTTTATTTTAGACATCGAGATGAATTAGCAGGGCATTCAGAACATGCAACAAATTTGAAGATAATGGAAGAAAG GTGCAAACGTGTAATAGTTGTTGTATCTCCAAGTTTTTTGAAGTGTCCTGCTGATGAAGCACAAGCTGGTTATGCTGCTGTTACTGGATTGA acGAAAGGTATCGCAAACTTATTCCTATTCTATATAAGCCCTGTGAGATGCCTAAGATGTTCAGATTCTTTaccaaaattgattttactaaCGGAATCCGGAAAGAGGAAGTGGACAAATTAGTAGCATCCTTGCGAGATGGTTATGACACATCTTCATTTATGCCACCAGAAGATCCTCCACATCACAATCCATCACCTCAGTATGGtccaagaaataattttctgccCCCGACTCGTATATCAGGAAATTTATTTCTAGCTGATTTAAGAATGGTTGATTATCAGACTCCTGAAAGTTACAAATGttga